ATGAGTGAAACTTCTATTCGTCCGGCTTTAATAACCAAAGTATTGCCCAATTCCATTGCTGCTGAAGTGGGTTTTGAAAAAGGCGATCGCTTAGTTGCTATCAACGGCACTCACCCCCGCGATTTAATTGATTATAAGTTCTTATGCGCCGATGAATTTCTCGAATTAGAAATTTTAGATGCCGCAGGTAAAACCCATTATATTGAAATCGAAAAAGACTACGATGATGAATTGGGTTTAGAATTTGAAACAGCCTTATTCGACGGTTTAATTCAGTGTAACAATCGTTGTCCCTTTTGCTTCATCGATCAGCAACCCCCCGGAAAACGGCAATCCCTTTATCTAAAAGATGATGATTATCGGCTGAGTTTTCTTTACGGTTCTTACTTAACTCTCACGAACTTAACTCAGCGGGAATGGGACAGAATTGAACAAATGCGCCTATCTCCATTGTACGTATCCGTTCATGCGACACAACCAGAAGTGCGAATTCGCCTGTTAAAAAATAACCGTGCTGGAGAAATTTTAGATCGACTAAAATGGTTTAAAAAACGCCGCCTGCAAATTCACGCTCAAGTAGTAGTTTGTCCCGGCATTAATGATGGAGTGCATTTAGAGCAAACCCTGCGAGATTTAGCAAAATTTCATACCGGAGAAGTTCCCGCTGTTGCTTCAGTAGCGGTTGTCCCAGTTGGGTTAACTCGTTTTCGTCCCGCCGAAGATGAACTAACCCCAGTCACTAGAGAAAAAGCACAAGAAGTAATCAAACAAGTTCAGTCATTACAAAAAGAATTTAGTAAAAAATTAAAATCAAATTGTGTTTGGTTAGCTGATGAATGGTTTCTAATTGCCGGACAAGAATTGCCACCAGAATCTCATTATGAAGATTATCCACAAATTGATAATGGCGTTGGTTCAATTCGCCTGTTTTTAAGAAAATTTGAGGAATCAGCTAAAAATTTACCGACGCAAATTTCCCCGTCGAGAAAGTTTACTTGGGTAGTAGGTAACGCCGTTGAGTTGGCATTTCAACCAATTCTCAACAGATTAAATGAAGTGAAAGGTTTGCAAGTCAATATGGCAGCTTTTCCCAGTAAATATTGGGGGCAAAGTATTACGGTGACAGGCTTATTGACAGGTCAAGATTTGTTGGAAAATTTGCAAGCTAAAGATTTAGGTGATGGGATTTTATTACCTGCTTTG
This genomic interval from Leptolyngbyaceae cyanobacterium contains the following:
- a CDS encoding TIGR03279 family radical SAM protein; amino-acid sequence: MSETSIRPALITKVLPNSIAAEVGFEKGDRLVAINGTHPRDLIDYKFLCADEFLELEILDAAGKTHYIEIEKDYDDELGLEFETALFDGLIQCNNRCPFCFIDQQPPGKRQSLYLKDDDYRLSFLYGSYLTLTNLTQREWDRIEQMRLSPLYVSVHATQPEVRIRLLKNNRAGEILDRLKWFKKRRLQIHAQVVVCPGINDGVHLEQTLRDLAKFHTGEVPAVASVAVVPVGLTRFRPAEDELTPVTREKAQEVIKQVQSLQKEFSKKLKSNCVWLADEWFLIAGQELPPESHYEDYPQIDNGVGSIRLFLRKFEESAKNLPTQISPSRKFTWVVGNAVELAFQPILNRLNEVKGLQVNMAAFPSKYWGQSITVTGLLTGQDLLENLQAKDLGDGILLPALMLKHGDTRFLDDMTVEEVADKLGTKIFPVVGIEGLIEGCIQNLKQELNK